A window from Phaeocystidibacter marisrubri encodes these proteins:
- a CDS encoding efflux RND transporter periplasmic adaptor subunit, with product MKALYYILPLAAMSIVSCQEEKGDLQKLQDERDSLSTLTNTIQQRILELDGEIAELDSTIKFTTVTLYQVEAQPFAHYFQVYGSVEADRNVTLFAETQGMIEEIHVREGQTVKEGQRLISIDDEVIRRNIEEAQTSLELADTLYQKQSKLWAQGIGSQVQYLEAKNRFESLQSRLNVLNAQLRMANLTAPFSGVVDEIFPKGGEYTGPGQPLIRLVNMNSVYVTADVPEDYINRVATGSEATMYFRSINDTVEAKVIQVGQYINPDNRTFKIKVGINDANGTYKPNMMASVQLKDYSTETAMVLPNHIIQQDPEGRSYVYSFENHEGTDEIGTVVKHYLELGHSYNGITEILSGLTGTERIIDRGARSVQADEHVRMIK from the coding sequence ATGAAAGCACTATACTACATTCTTCCCCTAGCTGCGATGTCTATCGTTTCGTGCCAAGAGGAAAAAGGCGATCTCCAAAAGCTTCAAGACGAAAGAGACAGCCTATCCACATTAACCAATACCATTCAACAGCGAATCTTGGAATTGGACGGTGAAATTGCTGAACTAGACAGCACCATTAAATTCACCACTGTAACGCTCTATCAAGTAGAAGCACAACCGTTTGCTCATTATTTCCAAGTATACGGTTCTGTTGAAGCGGATAGAAACGTGACACTCTTTGCCGAAACTCAAGGTATGATTGAGGAAATTCACGTTCGTGAAGGACAGACCGTAAAGGAAGGTCAAAGATTGATCAGCATTGACGACGAAGTTATCCGCAGAAACATCGAAGAAGCGCAAACTTCATTGGAATTGGCCGATACGCTTTATCAAAAGCAGAGCAAGTTATGGGCACAAGGAATTGGATCTCAAGTTCAATACCTTGAGGCGAAGAACCGCTTCGAAAGCCTTCAAAGCCGATTGAACGTTCTGAACGCTCAGTTGAGAATGGCCAACCTTACCGCTCCATTTAGCGGTGTAGTAGACGAAATTTTCCCTAAAGGTGGAGAGTACACCGGCCCAGGGCAACCGCTCATTCGCTTGGTAAACATGAACAGCGTTTACGTTACCGCAGACGTTCCTGAAGATTACATCAACCGCGTAGCAACGGGAAGCGAAGCCACCATGTATTTCCGCTCTATCAATGACACCGTTGAAGCCAAGGTGATTCAAGTAGGTCAGTACATCAATCCAGATAACCGCACCTTCAAAATCAAAGTGGGTATCAACGATGCAAACGGTACATACAAGCCAAACATGATGGCTTCTGTTCAGTTGAAAGACTACAGCACAGAAACCGCTATGGTACTTCCAAACCACATCATTCAACAAGATCCTGAGGGACGCTCTTATGTGTATTCTTTTGAGAATCACGAAGGAACAGATGAAATTGGTACGGTGGTAAAACACTACCTCGAACTCGGACATTCGTACAACGGTATCACAGAGATTCTAAGCGGACTTACTGGAACGGAACGCATCATTGACCGCGGAGCACGCAGTGTTCAGGCCGATGAGCACGTACGCATGATCAAATAA
- a CDS encoding efflux RND transporter permease subunit, producing the protein MEDLHKINPDDIKEFGVSTFSVNNRMTAFVLTFIIFVSGLMAYIGMPSEAFPEVVIPQVYVGTPYPGNSPVDMEKLITRPIEKEINGITGVDVITSTSVQGYSTIQVEFDFSVSTEEALRKVKDKVDVAKSDADFPKDLPADPNVFELNFSELMPIRNINLSGPFTIEQLNEYAEYLEDEIEDLPEITKVEIRGVDDKEVAVRLNMQKMEALNLSFGDVAGAITNENITISGGDLLVDGYRRNVRVVGEFSSAEEIGNIIVKHENADVVYLKNIAEVSFGEVEKESFARQRGEPVVMLDVMKRSGENLIIASDKIDALIEKAKEEVFPDGLHITITGDQSDQTKTQLSDLENSIILGVLLVVVVLMFFLGLRNALFVGIAIPLSMFMSFFILNSMGVTLNTMVLFALVLALGMLVDNGIVVVENIYRMMDEGMDPVTAAKKGAGEVAVAIIASTATTLAAFVPLAFWPGIMGEFMKYLPITLIIVLGSSLFVALVINPALTSKFMKLEEEAMKVKKWRNIGIVLTLAGLFIGYLAESFMPNMGLRAIGNLMIITALIILSYMYFVVPMTVRFQTKFLPRLEKRYERMLKYALRGRNAYLFFFGSVGLLIFSFMLLGVSQPKVLFFPENQPRQALVYIELPIGTDILETDKICRQIEDQVFEIVDNYTYPIYENGDTIEYNYMVESVIAQVGEGTSDPNQGPSMAQTPNKAKITVAFRPFADRVDENHIPVRSSDVLQTIREAISDYPGVNIAVDKDKNGPDSKPPINIEINGEDYGQLLETAENMRRFINERGIKGIEELQIDVQSGKPEMPIEIDRVKARTLGISTAQIGDALRTALFGKEVSRFKDGEDDYPINLRFSDNFRYNIDDLLNQRITFRDPASGRIKQVPISAVAQPQLASTFSAVKRKDLDRVITIYSNTEEGANGNEVVAKIQAALSGYETPRGVNFKFTGEQEEMAEQMAFLSKALMAAVFLIFLILVAQFNSASTPFIILTTVVLSLVGVLLGLIIFNMEFVIMMTMIGIISLAGIVVNNAIVLIDYTKQLMDRRRAILKLRDNELLPREELYLMIVEAGKTRLRPVLLTAITTILGLLPLATGMNINFITLVTQSDPQIYFGGDNVIFWGPMSWTVIFGLTFATFLTLIVVPVMFYLMERGKRRFSRVKSPEDLADLQLEE; encoded by the coding sequence ATGGAAGATCTTCATAAAATTAACCCGGACGACATCAAGGAGTTTGGCGTGTCTACCTTCTCGGTAAACAACCGAATGACTGCCTTCGTACTCACTTTTATCATTTTCGTTTCGGGATTGATGGCCTACATCGGGATGCCTTCTGAGGCCTTTCCTGAAGTAGTGATCCCACAGGTTTATGTGGGAACTCCGTATCCTGGTAACTCACCAGTAGATATGGAGAAACTCATTACCCGTCCCATTGAAAAAGAAATCAATGGCATCACGGGGGTAGATGTAATCACCTCTACTTCTGTACAGGGCTATTCTACCATTCAGGTGGAGTTTGATTTCTCGGTGAGTACCGAAGAAGCCCTTCGCAAGGTGAAGGACAAAGTAGACGTTGCGAAGAGTGACGCCGACTTCCCTAAAGATTTGCCAGCTGATCCGAATGTTTTCGAATTGAACTTTAGCGAATTGATGCCTATTCGCAATATCAACTTATCGGGTCCTTTCACCATTGAGCAACTCAACGAATACGCCGAATACCTCGAAGATGAAATTGAAGACCTTCCGGAAATTACCAAGGTTGAAATTCGCGGTGTAGACGACAAGGAGGTTGCCGTTCGCCTAAACATGCAAAAAATGGAAGCTCTCAACTTGAGCTTTGGCGATGTTGCGGGTGCTATTACCAATGAAAACATCACCATTTCTGGCGGTGATCTCTTGGTTGATGGATACCGCAGAAACGTCCGTGTGGTTGGTGAATTCAGCTCGGCTGAAGAAATCGGGAACATCATTGTAAAGCATGAAAACGCCGATGTAGTCTACCTCAAAAACATCGCTGAAGTTTCCTTTGGCGAGGTAGAAAAAGAGAGCTTCGCCCGTCAGCGTGGTGAGCCTGTTGTGATGCTCGATGTCATGAAGCGATCAGGTGAAAACCTCATCATTGCATCCGATAAAATCGACGCGTTAATTGAGAAAGCCAAAGAGGAGGTATTCCCAGACGGCTTGCACATTACCATTACGGGCGATCAATCTGATCAAACCAAAACCCAGTTGAGCGATTTGGAAAACAGTATCATTCTCGGGGTACTCCTCGTAGTAGTGGTATTGATGTTCTTCTTGGGATTGAGGAACGCGCTATTTGTGGGTATTGCCATCCCACTTTCCATGTTCATGAGCTTCTTCATTTTGAACTCCATGGGCGTGACCTTGAACACCATGGTACTCTTTGCCCTTGTATTGGCGCTGGGTATGTTGGTAGACAACGGTATTGTAGTGGTAGAGAACATCTATCGAATGATGGATGAAGGCATGGATCCCGTTACCGCTGCAAAGAAAGGAGCCGGTGAGGTTGCTGTAGCCATTATCGCTTCCACCGCAACTACTTTGGCTGCCTTTGTTCCATTGGCATTCTGGCCGGGCATCATGGGTGAGTTCATGAAGTACCTCCCTATTACGCTTATCATCGTATTGGGCTCTTCCCTCTTCGTGGCATTGGTCATCAACCCTGCGCTTACTTCCAAGTTCATGAAACTGGAAGAAGAAGCCATGAAAGTGAAGAAGTGGAGAAACATCGGTATTGTTCTCACTTTAGCAGGACTCTTCATCGGGTACTTGGCCGAATCCTTCATGCCAAACATGGGACTACGCGCCATTGGAAACCTCATGATCATTACCGCACTGATCATTTTGAGCTACATGTACTTTGTGGTTCCAATGACCGTTCGTTTCCAAACAAAGTTCCTTCCTAGACTGGAAAAGCGCTATGAGCGAATGCTGAAGTATGCCTTGCGTGGTAGAAATGCCTACTTGTTCTTCTTCGGTTCAGTTGGATTGTTGATTTTCTCTTTCATGCTATTGGGAGTGAGTCAGCCTAAAGTGCTCTTCTTCCCAGAAAACCAACCGCGTCAAGCGCTTGTATACATCGAGTTGCCGATTGGAACGGATATTCTAGAGACCGACAAAATCTGTCGACAAATTGAAGATCAAGTATTCGAAATCGTAGACAACTACACCTACCCAATCTACGAGAATGGGGATACGATTGAATACAACTACATGGTTGAATCGGTGATTGCTCAGGTAGGAGAAGGAACTTCCGACCCGAACCAAGGCCCTTCTATGGCTCAAACGCCAAACAAGGCCAAGATTACCGTAGCATTCCGACCATTCGCTGATCGTGTAGATGAGAACCACATTCCAGTTCGAAGTTCAGACGTTCTTCAAACCATTCGTGAAGCCATTTCCGATTACCCGGGGGTGAACATTGCGGTAGACAAAGACAAAAATGGTCCAGATAGCAAGCCGCCAATCAATATCGAAATCAACGGTGAAGACTATGGTCAGCTTCTTGAAACTGCTGAAAACATGCGTCGTTTCATCAACGAAAGAGGCATTAAGGGAATTGAAGAACTTCAAATTGACGTTCAATCGGGCAAGCCAGAAATGCCGATTGAAATTGACCGTGTAAAAGCCCGCACCTTAGGGATTAGCACTGCGCAAATTGGTGATGCACTTCGCACGGCACTTTTCGGAAAAGAGGTTTCTCGTTTCAAAGATGGCGAAGACGACTACCCAATTAATCTGCGTTTCAGCGATAACTTCCGCTATAACATAGACGACTTGTTAAACCAACGCATCACCTTTAGAGATCCCGCTTCTGGTAGAATCAAGCAAGTGCCGATTAGTGCTGTTGCTCAGCCGCAGTTGGCATCTACTTTCTCTGCCGTTAAGCGCAAAGATCTCGATCGTGTCATCACCATTTACTCCAACACAGAAGAAGGAGCGAATGGCAACGAAGTGGTTGCTAAAATTCAAGCGGCTCTTTCTGGATACGAAACCCCACGAGGAGTGAACTTCAAGTTTACGGGTGAACAAGAAGAGATGGCCGAGCAGATGGCCTTCTTGAGCAAAGCCCTCATGGCTGCGGTGTTCCTTATCTTCTTGATCTTGGTGGCACAATTCAACAGTGCATCAACACCATTCATTATCCTTACCACTGTTGTATTGAGCTTGGTAGGTGTGCTTCTTGGGTTGATCATCTTCAACATGGAGTTTGTGATTATGATGACCATGATTGGTATCATTTCACTGGCGGGTATTGTGGTAAACAACGCCATTGTATTGATTGATTACACCAAGCAGTTGATGGACCGCAGAAGAGCCATTCTCAAATTGCGCGACAACGAATTGTTGCCAAGGGAAGAGCTTTATTTGATGATTGTTGAAGCGGGTAAAACGCGTTTGCGCCCAGTACTTCTCACCGCCATCACTACCATTCTTGGTTTGCTTCCATTGGCTACGGGGATGAACATCAACTTCATCACCTTGGTTACCCAATCTGATCCGCAAATTTACTTTGGTGGAGACAACGTAATCTTCTGGGGGCCGATGTCGTGGACCGTAATCTTCGGTCTCACCTTCGCCACCTTCCTTACTCTTATTGTAGTTCCCGTCATGTTCTACTTAATGGAGCGTGGAAAACGAAGATTCTCACGTGTAAAATCACCTGAAGATCTAGCCGATCTTCAATTGGAAGAATAA
- a CDS encoding LytR/AlgR family response regulator transcription factor, which produces MNLDNLHVLIVDDEPDGINYIVELLRTYFPTVQHLHTAENLIRAREILTHRKMDLLFLDIRMQDSTVFKLLNEGDLFTDEVLIFVTGHKEYAFEAIRTRPFDYLLKPLSPKEFVQCMDKCLQYLTEQKSRKSISDKVLVLSGSGRQYTIRMSQILYCRSMGAYTSFVLRSGKSIMVSKAMNHFQEELEENGFYRIHNSYVANLKHIDSVASKGSTHVVLTNGDTLPVSRRRRPGFNRVFNGEVRRD; this is translated from the coding sequence ATGAATCTCGATAATCTACATGTACTGATCGTTGATGACGAGCCGGATGGGATCAATTACATCGTTGAATTGCTCCGGACGTACTTTCCAACAGTTCAACACCTCCATACTGCGGAGAATCTTATTCGTGCTCGTGAAATTCTGACCCATCGCAAAATGGATTTGTTGTTTCTCGATATTCGCATGCAGGACAGTACCGTCTTCAAGCTTCTCAACGAAGGAGATCTCTTCACAGATGAGGTGTTGATCTTTGTAACTGGTCATAAAGAGTATGCGTTTGAGGCTATCCGAACCCGCCCCTTCGACTATCTACTGAAACCCTTAAGCCCAAAGGAGTTTGTTCAATGCATGGACAAGTGTTTACAGTATTTAACGGAACAGAAAAGTCGGAAGTCGATTTCGGACAAGGTGCTCGTATTGAGTGGTTCTGGGCGTCAGTACACCATAAGAATGAGTCAGATTCTATACTGTCGCTCCATGGGTGCATACACATCATTTGTATTGCGCTCGGGGAAGAGTATCATGGTTTCAAAAGCGATGAACCACTTTCAGGAAGAGTTAGAGGAGAACGGATTTTACCGGATTCACAACAGCTATGTGGCCAATTTGAAGCACATTGATTCGGTAGCCAGTAAGGGCTCCACTCATGTGGTGCTTACCAATGGCGACACGCTTCCAGTTTCTAGACGCCGAAGACCGGGTTTTAATCGGGTGTTTAATGGAGAGGTTCGGAGGGACTGA
- a CDS encoding sensor histidine kinase — protein MNKSTIRFFLAFLFFQLTVVAQCQDSWNELRTGDVYVIKHDNCGRLVVGSDQGLFVYDGYSLRSVLEYRTDVLDVSINEDNQLFPSYFSKNLVIGNSGERVSAPDSVNDRLIHLIGRGFTFGRSLNHIPIFNGFLEDSTYVELSGDGSVVFEYKGYPMPLEHFIASIDLWGGKQLLISTPGQSVFVLDLQSDQKYPLIKLDDVVFRSARQLSDTTLALVKPGVVDSLIYFNFNSNLHITNRRSVGLGSEVINLCQSENGVFVTYRSGGFREYDLKLSPGSLLAEEYLINFVHEFRGHYYLGTRGQGLQVIRNAHHRMETQTVFEPHHFQCLFRVGDRIGYAGLSENRLTLTTAHHDDFQNVQTSEYRYLKPSLSEVYTYQSHLMVDGALFAPEAFVEDVFQSVVGFGVFKSKTIYNGDLWVCLHNGLYRFEEGLDSNRAEEVLSERIYHIDFIDSTRSLMALIDGLYVFNHRTKTRVKLSSLSDRTGAIQDLYIDRKQGYAYIASITGLFRIPTHQLTTTPFNRMEEVVKLERIVDLRTEKIIFREGRLYANHGRSITCLNPVNMRMQHYSELNGLPDKAIKDIEVLKGCMYVAIAGEVYRFTLGESPSLTYRVELAAAEANDRYLDRATSYTFRPDESIIRFFLSNNHWENVDFLNYEFRLLPIRENWTKTDRPELSFYDLAPGSYQLEVRLKNNLENAFSDQNLVVAFVVEPHFWETSVFQWLVVLFWVGLAFSLIYYVNYRVQTRRIQELNHKKEVSDLSFRMIRAQINPHFIFNCLNSILLLNFKKQYEQVGHYILSFSRMIKVNLDISETIYHTIQDEVEYLRNYLELEGLRFKDQLITYIHLDEELDTQTLIPCFFVQIFVENSIKHGRKTNAPLTVDVRFSRVDEQTIEVVIEDDGKGFSNVSSSGMGMGLQLIQDRIRIYKDVYHYRIELTQSEKAIGTYTHLTFKNESR, from the coding sequence GTGAATAAATCAACTATACGTTTTTTCTTGGCCTTTCTATTCTTTCAACTCACCGTAGTTGCACAGTGCCAAGATTCGTGGAACGAGCTGCGAACGGGAGATGTTTACGTGATTAAGCACGATAACTGTGGACGTCTTGTAGTGGGGTCAGATCAGGGATTGTTTGTTTATGACGGTTATTCTTTGCGTAGCGTTTTGGAGTATAGAACGGATGTGCTGGATGTTAGTATCAATGAGGATAATCAACTCTTTCCGAGCTATTTTTCGAAGAACTTGGTCATTGGAAATTCCGGAGAGAGAGTCTCTGCACCTGACTCTGTCAATGATCGTTTGATCCATTTGATAGGACGAGGATTCACTTTTGGTAGATCACTGAACCACATTCCAATTTTTAATGGATTCTTGGAGGATTCAACCTACGTAGAGCTCAGTGGTGATGGATCTGTTGTATTCGAGTACAAGGGATATCCAATGCCACTAGAGCACTTTATTGCCAGTATCGATCTGTGGGGAGGCAAGCAATTGCTTATAAGTACTCCAGGTCAGTCGGTGTTCGTTTTGGATTTGCAGTCGGATCAGAAATATCCTTTGATCAAATTGGACGACGTAGTTTTTAGATCTGCAAGGCAATTGTCAGACACGACCTTAGCCCTTGTTAAACCTGGGGTTGTCGATTCACTGATCTACTTCAATTTCAACTCGAATCTTCACATAACGAATCGACGGAGCGTGGGCTTGGGTAGTGAAGTGATCAATTTGTGCCAGTCGGAAAATGGTGTTTTCGTTACGTATCGCTCCGGTGGTTTCAGAGAGTACGACCTAAAACTTAGTCCAGGATCGTTATTGGCTGAAGAGTACTTGATCAATTTCGTTCATGAATTTAGAGGACACTACTATTTAGGTACCCGTGGGCAAGGATTACAGGTGATTCGAAATGCACATCATCGGATGGAGACCCAAACGGTATTTGAACCCCATCATTTTCAATGTTTATTTCGTGTTGGAGATCGCATCGGATATGCTGGGTTGAGTGAGAATCGATTAACGTTGACAACTGCGCATCACGATGATTTCCAGAATGTTCAAACGAGCGAGTATAGATACTTAAAACCTAGTTTGTCGGAGGTATATACCTACCAATCGCATTTGATGGTGGACGGTGCTTTATTTGCCCCTGAAGCTTTTGTAGAGGATGTATTCCAAAGTGTAGTCGGTTTTGGAGTATTCAAATCAAAGACGATATACAATGGCGATCTCTGGGTTTGCCTTCATAACGGTCTTTACAGATTCGAGGAAGGTTTGGATAGTAATCGCGCCGAAGAAGTGCTGTCGGAGAGAATCTATCACATTGACTTCATAGATAGTACGAGAAGCTTAATGGCGCTGATAGACGGACTTTACGTCTTTAATCACCGAACCAAAACTCGAGTGAAGTTGAGTAGTCTTTCAGATAGGACAGGGGCTATACAGGACTTGTATATCGATCGTAAACAGGGCTATGCCTACATCGCTTCAATTACGGGTTTGTTTAGAATTCCAACGCATCAATTGACTACGACGCCTTTTAATAGGATGGAAGAAGTTGTGAAGTTGGAACGAATAGTGGACTTGCGTACGGAGAAGATCATTTTTCGGGAGGGCAGATTGTACGCCAACCACGGAAGGTCTATTACCTGTTTAAATCCGGTAAATATGAGGATGCAACACTACAGTGAGCTCAATGGATTACCGGACAAAGCGATTAAGGATATAGAGGTTTTGAAGGGCTGTATGTACGTTGCTATTGCCGGAGAAGTGTATCGCTTTACTTTGGGTGAAAGCCCCTCATTAACGTACCGTGTTGAGTTGGCGGCGGCCGAAGCTAACGATCGGTACTTAGATCGCGCAACATCCTACACCTTCCGTCCAGACGAGTCTATTATCCGTTTCTTCCTTTCGAATAACCATTGGGAGAATGTTGATTTTCTCAATTATGAATTCCGTTTGTTGCCAATACGTGAGAATTGGACAAAGACCGATCGTCCTGAATTGTCCTTCTACGATCTCGCACCAGGTAGCTATCAATTGGAGGTTCGTCTGAAGAACAATCTGGAGAATGCATTTTCAGACCAAAACCTCGTTGTTGCCTTTGTGGTTGAACCTCATTTTTGGGAGACTTCTGTGTTCCAGTGGCTGGTTGTGCTCTTTTGGGTAGGACTGGCTTTCTCGTTGATTTACTACGTGAATTATCGCGTGCAGACACGTAGAATTCAGGAGCTAAATCATAAGAAGGAAGTGTCTGATCTCAGCTTCCGAATGATTAGAGCACAGATCAATCCACACTTCATTTTTAATTGTTTGAACTCCATATTGTTGTTGAACTTCAAAAAGCAATATGAGCAAGTAGGGCACTACATCCTTTCTTTCTCGCGAATGATCAAGGTTAACTTGGATATTTCGGAGACGATCTATCACACAATTCAAGATGAAGTGGAGTACTTGAGAAACTACTTGGAGTTAGAAGGTCTGCGTTTTAAAGATCAGTTAATTACCTACATACACCTTGATGAAGAGCTAGATACCCAAACCTTGATACCTTGTTTCTTCGTTCAGATATTTGTGGAGAACTCCATCAAACACGGTCGTAAGACTAATGCCCCATTAACGGTTGATGTCCGTTTTAGCAGAGTGGATGAGCAAACCATAGAGGTGGTAATTGAAGATGATGGGAAGGGATTCTCGAATGTGTCGAGCAGTGGAATGGGAATGGGCTTACAATTGATTCAGGACCGAATCAGAATCTATAAAGATGTTTATCACTATCGCATTGAACTAACACAGTCTGAAAAGGCGATAGGCACCTATACTCACCTTACCTTCAAAAATGAATCTCGATAA